The Primulina huaijiensis isolate GDHJ02 chromosome 10, ASM1229523v2, whole genome shotgun sequence region GGATTGGTCTATTTATCTTTTGGTGTCTGGATTTTGGAAGAAAAGTTGAGAAAAACTCGAGATATTGCACCTCTTCATTCGTGGACAACGTTCGTGTTTCATGGACTGATTTGGTTGTTAATCGGATTAACAGTTAGTCTGCAAGGGACATGTCTTCGAAAAGCCTCACTGAAGCTGCTAACGTTTCTAGCATTCCTCTTCTCTGGCGTCACTTGCGGGTTTTCGCTTTATATCGCTATCCTTGGAAAAGAGATGCGGATTAAGAATTTTTTGGATGTTCTGTCTTTCATAGGATCTTGTTTATTGCTACTATGCACTTACAAAGGTCATAGGCATCAACGGTGTGACAACAATGATATTCACGATCCATTACTTAGTTCGTCCAATGATGATTGTAAAACTTATTCGGGCAGCGGTTTGAATCCATTCGCCGAAGCTAGTTTTTGGAGTAAATTGACGTTTTGGTGGTTGAATCCATTATTGAAAAGGGGCACTGAGAAAACTCTTTCGGATGAAGATATGCCTAGTTTACATGTGTCTGATCGAGCCGAGTCGTGCTACTTATCGTATTTGGAGATATTGGATAGAAGAAAACAATCAGATAGATTAGCTGAATCCGAAGTCTTGATGACCATTGTATTGTGTAATTGGAGAGAAATAGTCATATCAGGATTCTTTGCACTACTGAAAGTGATTTCTGTCTCTGCTGGGCCTTTACTGCTCAAAGCCTTCATAAAAGTTGCTGAAGGAAACGAAAGTTTCGGATATGCGCCTTACATATTGGTCGCAACCCTTTTCTTGGCGAAGATCGTCGAATCGATATCTCAAAGACAGTGGTATTTCAGGTCTAAACTAGTTGGTCTTAGAGTTAGATCCCTACTCACGGCAGTCATTTACCAAAAGCAGCTAAGATTATCGAATTCGGCTAAGCTGAACCAGTCGAGTGGCCAGATAATGAACTATGTTACAGTTGATTCGTATCGAATCGGAGAATTCCCATTCTGGCTCCACCAGATATGGACTACAAGTCTGCAACTCTGTCTTGCAATCCTCATCCTATTCCAAGCCGTGGGACTCGCCACGATCGCATCCATGGCTATGATAATTCTCATCATTCTTTGCAATTCCCCTATCGGGAAGTTGCAACACAGGTTTCAATCTAAGCTTACGGAGGCTCAGGACGAGAGGCTGAAGAAGATGTCCGAGGCTATCTTAAACATGAAGGTATTGAAGTTATCTGCGTGGGAAACTCATTTTCGGGAAGTGGTAGAAAAATTGAGGGGCATTGAAGAAAAATGCCTCTGTGCAGTTCAGCTGTGTCAAGCGAACTACGCTGTCACTTTCTGGTCATCTTCATTTTTAGTTTCTTCTGCTACATTTGCCACATGCTATTTTCTTGGTGTTCCATTATCTTCCACGAACGTTTTCACCTTCGTAGCGACTTTGCAGCTGGTCCAGGAGCCGGTTAGACTTATTCCCGATGTTATCGCAGTGTTTATTCAGGCGAAAGTTGCGTTTTCGAGGATTGCGAAGTTCTTGGAAGAGCCTGAACTGGAAACAGCTAGTGTTAGAGTTAAGTCTAGCCTAAGCGATATAAGAGTTTCGTTTCAGTCGGCTGATCTGTCGTGGGATGAGAATCCGTTGAGGTTAACTCTTCGAAACATCAGTTTGGGTCTTAAACATGGTGACAAGATTGCTGTTTGTGGAGAGGTGGGTTCGGGGAAGTCCACTCTTCTTGCTGCTATTCTTGGAGAGGTTCCAATAACCGCAGGAACTGTGAGTACTTTCCtttcttttcataattttatactagaataaatattttgttacaAACTGTGTAACATCATATTTGTGACATGCGTTTAATTCATACTAAGATGATTGATTCCATCCTAAATGTAGGAACACTACCATATGATAGAATCAAGGGTCCAAATTTAGCAACACATACATGGGgtccattaatttttttaaaatcacatatgtgTGTGAATCTTGTCCATCCAAATCATGTGGGGCAGTGCCCTCATATGTAGCATCGAAGCTACCCTAAGATGATAACGACACTTTTCGAAAACTGTatgaagggaaatatatttaGATAATATAATCtcctaatttaaataatttcccTATCACTATCTTTTCcttattgatttgattgtgtgcaatatttgtttttagaaagcatttgttttctcaaagtGTTGAGAAGATTGATTTTAATTAAGATCACTAGTGATTGATTtttgtaaacgatttggttttctagtgattaatttttgtccCGAGTCAccgtataaatacttgtgcatatttaattttgtccatcgtatttatttaaagtaaatttgtgttacaaactttaatattccgctgcatgttgtcttaaatgttgtaacatttgacataacacttaattctgataaacaCAAATTTACTATCCTATACTACTGGTATTACATAAACTCATATATGTTAAGCAATATTCCTTTCACTGTATAATACGCGTGTCACAAATCTAAATCGTGTAACATCACCGTTTGTAATAaagaaaattttccattttatagGGCAGAAAGTAAGGTGATATTTGGGTGACGATCTTGGTCAAATTTGAATGTGAAAAAATATCTCCATTTGACTAAAAGCACGTGGTAATTAATAAGCTAAAGACCATGTCtgttttaaattcaaatttgaccAGCTGGGTCACGAACCCGATTCCCTTGGTCTAAATCTAATCGATTTTTCTGTAAAATGTTTTTCAGGTTCGAGTGCATGGGACAATAGCCTATGTCTCTCAATCTGCTTGGATTCAGACAGGAAGCATCCGAGAAAGCATTCTCTTTGGGTCTACCTTCGATAACAACAAATATCAAGACACACTAAATAAGTGCTCACTACTTAAAGATCTCGAGCTGCTACCATACGGTGATCTCACCGAGATAGGAGAGAGAGGAGTTACCCTTAGCGGCGGCCAAAAGCAGCGGATTCAACTTGCTCGCGCTATGTACAAGGATGCCGACATATATCTCTTGGACGATCCTTTTAGTGCCGTCGATGCGCACACGGCCTTAAGCTTGTTTAGCGTTAGTATACTCTCGTCATACAAGACATAGTGATCGGAACATATTATATtcagatttaaaatttttaattgcaATGTTACTATTAGCTATAATTTGTGTGACGAGTTTAAGATGTGGTATGCTAAAAGTCATTTTAATCTTGGCAGGAATATATTTTGAGAGAGCTCTCCACGAAGACAGTCGTGCTAGTGACTCATCAAGTTGATTTTCTTCGTACATTTGATTATGTCCTGGTGAGTTTGTCTTAGGTAGTATATTCCTACCAATATTTCATTGATTCTATTTACATATTGATTACGAGTTGTTGTTCAATTCTAAAATTCTTTTTCGATAATCATTACAGAAATTTGTATGAACTACATAACAAAATAGCTCtgtagatttattttttataatttattattacaaaTGTTTAATTCATGAGAAATTagtaatcttgcaaatattacaaataatattatataaataaattcagCTGAAACCCATTTTTCCTTAGTTGCAAAAATATGTGAAATCCATCTCAAATTTGACAATAATTCGATTATTGctgagaaaaatatattttgtgctATTTGAACAGTTTATGTCAGAAGGGAAAATCTTGCATGCTGCTCCTTATCCTCAGTTGCTAGCCACAAGCCAAGAATTTCGAGACCTTGTAAATGCACACAAAGAAACTGCTGGTTCCGAGCTGCTTTCAGAGGTTACTTCTTCCCGGAACTGCGGATCTTCTTCCGgagaaattggaaaaaaatgtgCAGAAATGGA contains the following coding sequences:
- the LOC140986755 gene encoding ABC transporter C family member 10-like isoform X1, which codes for MGNLWTVFCGESNIPRVADLIILTRPSSCADHVLILCFDILLLIVNLFTIVFKKSLKSSNVTAATCRLSSLQIVSAILNGSLGLVYLSFGVWILEEKLRKTRDIAPLHSWTTFVFHGLIWLLIGLTVSLQGTCLRKASLKLLTFLAFLFSGVTCGFSLYIAILGKEMRIKNFLDVLSFIGSCLLLLCTYKGHRHQRCDNNDIHDPLLSSSNDDCKTYSGSGLNPFAEASFWSKLTFWWLNPLLKRGTEKTLSDEDMPSLHVSDRAESCYLSYLEILDRRKQSDRLAESEVLMTIVLCNWREIVISGFFALLKVISVSAGPLLLKAFIKVAEGNESFGYAPYILVATLFLAKIVESISQRQWYFRSKLVGLRVRSLLTAVIYQKQLRLSNSAKLNQSSGQIMNYVTVDSYRIGEFPFWLHQIWTTSLQLCLAILILFQAVGLATIASMAMIILIILCNSPIGKLQHRFQSKLTEAQDERLKKMSEAILNMKVLKLSAWETHFREVVEKLRGIEEKCLCAVQLCQANYAVTFWSSSFLVSSATFATCYFLGVPLSSTNVFTFVATLQLVQEPVRLIPDVIAVFIQAKVAFSRIAKFLEEPELETASVRVKSSLSDIRVSFQSADLSWDENPLRLTLRNISLGLKHGDKIAVCGEVGSGKSTLLAAILGEVPITAGTVRVHGTIAYVSQSAWIQTGSIRESILFGSTFDNNKYQDTLNKCSLLKDLELLPYGDLTEIGERGVTLSGGQKQRIQLARAMYKDADIYLLDDPFSAVDAHTALSLFSEYILRELSTKTVVLVTHQVDFLRTFDYVLFMSEGKILHAAPYPQLLATSQEFRDLVNAHKETAGSELLSEVTSSRNCGSSSGEIGKKCAEMEVKTCENDSQLIKKEEREVGDSGLKPYILYLNHDKGFFFFSVAALSHLISLVGQIMQNTWMAANVDDRNVTTLRLIVVYLLMGLVSSLFIICRSMSTVVLNMKMSRALFSQLLMALFRAPMSFYDSTPLGRILSRVSSDLSVVDLDVPFSLLSATAMTSNCYSYMVVLAVITWQVLLVTIPMIFIVMRLQRYYFSSARELMRINGTTKSLVANHLAESMAGVITIRAFEEEDRFFAKNLQLIDTNGSPYFHYFSANEWLIQRLEILCATVLSFAALCMVLLPTGTLSSGFIGMSLSYGLALNSILTFSINTQCLLSNYIVSVERLDQYMQIPSEALEVIEENHPPIDWPTHGKVEIQDLKIRYRPNSPLVLRGISCVFEGGHKVGIVGRTGSGKTTLISALFRLVEPAGGKILVDGVDISRIGLHDLRSRLGIIPQDPTLFNGTVRYNLDPLGEHTEQELLEVLGKCQLKEAIGEKKNGLDSQVVEDGSNWSMGQRQLFCLARALLRRSKILILDEATASIDNATDMILQKIIRTEFADCTVITVAHRIPTVMYCNMVIVISEGKLVEYDEPMNLMKREDTLFGQLVQEYWSHHDSAE
- the LOC140986755 gene encoding ABC transporter C family member 10-like isoform X4; amino-acid sequence: MGNLWTVFCGESNIPRVADLIILTRPSSCADHVLILCFDILLLIVNLFTIVFKKSLKSSNVTAATCRLSSLQIVSAILNGSLGLVYLSFGVWILEEKLRKTRDIAPLHSWTTFVFHGLIWLLIGLTVSLQGTCLRKASLKLLTFLAFLFSGVTCGFSLYIAILGKEMRIKNFLDVLSFIGSCLLLLCTYKGHRHQRCDNNDIHDPLLSSSNDDCKTYSGSGLNPFAEASFWSKLTFWWLNPLLKRGTEKTLSDEDMPSLHVSDRAESCYLSYLEILDRRKQSDRLAESEVLMTIVLCNWREIVISGFFALLKVISVSAGPLLLKAFIKVAEGNESFGYAPYILVATLFLAKIVESISQRQWYFRSKLVGLRVRSLLTAVIYQKQLRLSNSAKLNQSSGQIMNYVTVDSYRIGEFPFWLHQIWTTSLQLCLAILILFQAVGLATIASMAMIILIILCNSPIGKLQHRFQSKLTEAQDERLKKMSEAILNMKVLKLSAWETHFREVVEKLRGIEEKCLCAVQLCQANYAVTFWSSSFLVSSATFATCYFLGVPLSSTNVFTFVATLQLVQEPVRLIPDVIAVFIQAKVAFSRIAKFLEEPELETASVRVKSSLSDIRVSFQSADLSWDENPLRLTLRNISLGLKHGDKIAVCGEVGSGKSTLLAAILGEVPITAGTVRVHGTIAYVSQSAWIQTGSIRESILFGSTFDNNKYQDTLNKCSLLKDLELLPYGDLTEIGERGVTLSGGQKQRIQLARAMYKDADIYLLDDPFSAVDAHTALSLFSEYILRELSTKTVVLVTHQVDFLRTFDYVLFMSEGKILHAAPYPQLLATSQEFRDLVNAHKETAGSELLSEVTSSRNCGSSSGEIGKKCAEMEVKTCENDSQLIKKEEREVGDSGLKPYILYLNHDKGFFFFSVAALSHLISLVGQIMQNTWMAANVDDRNVTTLRLIVVYLLMGLVSSLFIICRSMSTVVLNMKMSRALFSQLLMALFRAPMSFYDSTPLGRILSRVSSDLSVVDLDVPFSLLSATAMTSNCYSYMVVLAVITWQVLLVTIPMIFIVMRLQRYYFSSARELMRINGTTKSLVANHLAESMAGVITIRAFEEEDRFFAKNLQLIDTNGSPYFHYFSANEWLIQRLEILCATVLSFAALCMVLLPTGTLSSGFIGMSLSYGLALNSILTFSINTQCLLSNYIVSVERLDQYMQIPSEALEVIEENHPPIDWPTHDQI
- the LOC140986755 gene encoding ABC transporter C family member 10-like isoform X2 — translated: MGNLWTVFCGESNIPRVADLIILTRPSSCADHVLILCFDILLLIVNLFTIVFKKSLKSSNVTAATCRLSSLQIVSAILNGSLGLVYLSFGVWILEEKLRKTRDIAPLHSWTTFVFHGLIWLLIGLTVSLQGTCLRKASLKLLTFLAFLFSGVTCGFSLYIAILGKEMRIKNFLDVLSFIGSCLLLLCTYKGHRHQRCDNNDIHDPLLSSSNDDCKTYSGSGLNPFAEASFWSKLTFWWLNPLLKRGTEKTLSDEDMPSLHVSDRAESCYLSYLEILDRRKQSDRLAESEVLMTIVLCNWREIVISGFFALLKVISVSAGPLLLKAFIKVAEGNESFGYAPYILVATLFLAKIVESISQRQWYFRSKLVGLRVRSLLTAVIYQKQLRLSNSAKLNQSSGQIMNYVTVDSYRIGEFPFWLHQIWTTSLQLCLAILILFQAVGLATIASMAMIILIILCNSPIGKLQHRFQSKLTEAQDERLKKMSEAILNMKVLKLSAWETHFREVVEKLRGIEEKCLCAVQLCQANYAVTFWSSSFLVSSATFATCYFLGVPLSSTNVFTFVATLQLVQEPVRLIPDVIAVFIQAKVAFSRIAKFLEEPELETASVRVKSSLSDIRVSFQSADLSWDENPLRLTLRNISLGLKHGDKIAVCGEVGSGKSTLLAAILGEVPITAGTVRVHGTIAYVSQSAWIQTGSIRESILFGSTFDNNKYQDTLNKCSLLKDLELLPYGDLTEIGERGVTLSGGQKQRIQLARAMYKDADIYLLDDPFSAVDAHTALSLFSEYILRELSTKTVVLVTHQVDFLRTFDYVLFMSEGKILHAAPYPQLLATSQEFRDLVNAHKETAGSELLSEVTSSRNCGSSSGEIGKKCAEMEVKTCENDSQLIKKEEREVGDSGLKPYILYLNHDKGFFFFSVAALSHLISLVGQIMQNTWMAANVDDRNVTTLRLIVVYLLMGLVSSLFIICRSMSTVVLNMKMSRALFSQLLMALFRAPMSFYDSTPLGRILSRVSSDLSVVDLDVPFSLLSATAMTSNCYSYMVVLAVITWQVLLVTIPMIFIVMRLQRYYFSSARELMRINGTTKSLVANHLAESMAGVITIRAFEEEDRFFAKNLQLIDTNGSPYFHYFSANEWLIQRLEILCATVLSFAALCMVLLPTGTLSSGFIGMSLSYGLALNSILTFSINTQCLLSNYIVSVERLDQYMQIPSEALEVIEENHPPIDWPTHVILVGKQIRYRPNSPLVLRGISCVFEGGHKVGIVGRTGSGKTTLISALFRLVEPAGGKILVDGVDISRIGLHDLRSRLGIIPQDPTLFNGTVRYNLDPLGEHTEQELLEVLGKCQLKEAIGEKKNGLDSQVVEDGSNWSMGQRQLFCLARALLRRSKILILDEATASIDNATDMILQKIIRTEFADCTVITVAHRIPTVMYCNMVIVISEGKLVEYDEPMNLMKREDTLFGQLVQEYWSHHDSAE
- the LOC140986755 gene encoding ABC transporter C family member 10-like isoform X3; this translates as MGNLWTVFCGESNIPRVADLIILTRPSSCADHVLILCFDILLLIVNLFTIVFKKSLKSSNVTAATCRLSSLQIVSAILNGSLGLVYLSFGVWILEEKLRKTRDIAPLHSWTTFVFHGLIWLLIGLTVSLQGTCLRKASLKLLTFLAFLFSGVTCGFSLYIAILGKEMRIKNFLDVLSFIGSCLLLLCTYKGHRHQRCDNNDIHDPLLSSSNDDCKTYSGSGLNPFAEASFWSKLTFWWLNPLLKRGTEKTLSDEDMPSLHVSDRAESCYLSYLEILDRRKQSDRLAESEVLMTIVLCNWREIVISGFFALLKVISVSAGPLLLKAFIKVAEGNESFGYAPYILVATLFLAKIVESISQRQWYFRSKLVGLRVRSLLTAVIYQKQLRLSNSAKLNQSSGQIMNYVTVDSYRIGEFPFWLHQIWTTSLQLCLAILILFQAVGLATIASMAMIILIILCNSPIGKLQHRFQSKLTEAQDERLKKMSEAILNMKVLKLSAWETHFREVVEKLRGIEEKCLCAVQLCQANYAVTFWSSSFLVSSATFATCYFLGVPLSSTNVFTFVATLQLVQEPVRLIPDVIAVFIQAKVAFSRIAKFLEEPELETASVRVKSSLSDIRVSFQSADLSWDENPLRLTLRNISLGLKHGDKIAVCGEVGSGKSTLLAAILGEVPITAGTVRVHGTIAYVSQSAWIQTGSIRESILFGSTFDNNKYQDTLNKCSLLKDLELLPYGDLTEIGERGVTLSGGQKQRIQLARAMYKDADIYLLDDPFSAVDAHTALSLFSEYILRELSTKTVVLVTHQVDFLRTFDYVLFMSEGKILHAAPYPQLLATSQEFRDLVNAHKETAGSELLSEVTSSRNCGSSSGEIGKKCAEMEVKTCENDSQLIKKEEREVGDSGLKPYILYLNHDKGFFFFSVAALSHLISLVGQIMQNTWMAANVDDRNVTTLRLIVVYLLMGLVSSLFIICRSMSTVVLNMKMSRALFSQLLMALFRAPMSFYDSTPLGRILSRVSSDLSVVDLDVPFSLLSATAMTSNCYSYMVVLAVITWQVLLVTIPMIFIVMRLQRYYFSSARELMRINGTTKSLVANHLAESMAGVITIRAFEEEDRFFAKNLQLIDTNGSPYFHYFSANEWLIQRLEILCATVLSFAALCMVLLPTGTLSSGFIGMSLSYGLALNSILTFSINTQCLLSNYIVSVERLDQYMQIPSEALEVIEENHPPIDWPTHGKVEIQDLKIRYRPNSPLVLRGISCVFEGGHKVGIVGRTGSGKTTLISALFRLVEPAGGKILVDGVDISRIGLHDLRSRLGIIPQDPTLFNGTVRYNLDPLGEHTEQELLEWWKMDQTGVWGNVNCSVWRVLY